A stretch of DNA from candidate division WOR-3 bacterium:
GAATTGCTTTTTCTTTTTTACCTGTTAAATAAAGAAACTCAATGTAATAAAGTAAATAAAGGTAACTTCTGTAAGTCGGCCCCATTTTTTTTGAATAATAAAAGGCTCTTTTATAGGAAAGTTCTGCTTTTGTTGAATCCCCTTTCATTTCATAATAAGCTCCCTCAATTCTGTAATACATTGATATATTTGGAAAATCACGGGGATCGTAAAAATTTCTTTTATATTTTTTTAAAACTTCTTCAAGTTCTTTAATTTTAAAAGTATTTATAAGTGCAAGACCTTTTAAAAGAAGGGATTCCTTGTCATCTTCATCTTTTAAAATTTCGTAACTCTTTTCAAAATCTCCTTTAATGTAACAGTAATAAGAATAAACTAATTTATAATCCTTTTCTGATATATCTTTTAAAAGATTTAAAACTTCCTCAAATTTTTTATCTCCTTCACCTATAAGAAAATAGGAGTAATATTTTAAGATTCTTGGAGGTATTCTTTTAAGTTCAATATCTTCTGACAGTCTTTTGAAAAATTCAAAAAGAATTTTTGGGTTTACTCTATAGAGATTCTCTAATTCTTCCTCTATCAGGTATAATTCAGAATAATCTTTATTTTTTAATTTTGCTAAAGTATAAATTAATTTTCCTTCAATGGAAAGTTCTTTAATATCTTTAAGATTTTTTAAAATTTTTTCATATGGGATATCCTTTTTAAGGTCAATAAGAGGAACTGAAAATTCTCCACTTCTCTCTATAAATCCCCTTTTTGTAATTTTTTCTATTGTTTCATATCCAAAAATTTTTTCAGTTTCCTCTATCTTTAGTTTTCCAAAAATATTAAGAGTGGATAAAAGATCTTCTTCCTCAGGACTTAAAAGTTTTTCTCCTTTAATTTTCCTTTCAATATCTTCTATATTCTTTGAAGATTTTAAAATTGAAAAGATATTTTTTAAATTACCTTTTTCTATTCTTATGATGTTTCTCAATAGTTCTGGTTTTTCAAAAGTTAAGGGGTTATTTTCAAGATAAATATATATTCTCTCCTCAGAAGGTTTTTTTAAAATTATCTCTTTTCCTTTTAAAATATGACTCCCTTCTTCTATCAATATAATTAAGTTTTTAAATTCCTTTACTTCTTTTAAACTTTCAAGGAAATTTAGAAATTCCTTTTTATGGAATAATGGGTCTGTTATTACGAGAAGATACTTTTCTTTTTCTCTAATATTAAGAAGATGATATGTTATAAATGTATAAAGGTTTTCTTCTGGAAAAGAAAGATAGGGAATTTTTCCACCATCAATAAGTAAGGAATTTATTTCCTCTTTAATTTCTGAATAAATTTTTTTTAGGAAAAAGGTTTTTCCACTTCCTTTTTCCCCTTTTAAAAGAATAATTTCCCTTTCTTTATCCTTTATTTCCTTTAAAATTTCCTTTTTTATTTTTTCTCTGTCTTTTTCAATAAATTCAAGGTCAAATGTATAAAAAACTTTTTCATTGAATATATTTTCCATAATCCAACTTGCAGACTTTCTTTTTTCAGGATCCCTATTTAGGGTTATATTTAAAAATTCCTTCCAGAACTCTTCTTTTACCTTATCTTTCCACCCTTCATCAAGAAACAAGCTTTTATATTCCCTGTAATTATCAATTTTTATTCCAGTAAGAATTTCAAAAGTTATTACACCAAGGGAAAAGACATCGGACTTATGGGTATTATTTTTACCTTCTAATACTTCAGGAGCAGAATAGAGTGGTGTCCCCCTTGAAAAGGATTTTTTTTTATGAGTGGCAAGCCCAAAATCAGAGAGAACAGGATATTCAGATTCCTCTGATGGGAAAAGAATATTCTCGGGTTTTAAATCTGAATGAACAATAATATTTTTCTCAAGATAAGAAAGGGTATCAAGAATATTTCTAACTAATTTTTTTAAATCCTTTATATTATTTTTCTCTATCCTTTCTCTTAAACTCCCTCCCTTTAAATATTCAAGAATAAGAACAGATTTATAATCTGGATAAAATAAAAAATCATAAGTTTTAATAATACCGGAATGATTAAGGTTAAAAAGTAGATAAAATTCTTTATAAAGTTCTTTATGATTTGTATAGGGCACCTCTTTTATGACTAAATTTTTTCCTCCTGGTTCTTCACCAAGATAAACCTTTGTTTTTTCTGTTTCATATAAAACTTTAATCCTTTTTATTATTCCATCTATTTCATAACTCCATACTTTACTTTTTAAATTTTTAGAAAGTTTATTCATTAAATTAACTTTTTATTTGTCCTAAAGAATAACCTCCTCTCTTCTGTCTGAATGGCATTGTATATTAACTGCTACTGGTAAAGATGTAATGTGGCATGGATAAGTTTCAATATGAACATCAAGGGCTGTTATTCTGCCTCCAAGTCCCATAGGTCCTATTCCAAGTTTATTGATTTCTTCAAGCAATTCTTCTTCAAATTGTGCATAAAAGGGGTCAGGATGCCTTTGGCCAAGTGGTCTTATGGTTGCTTTTTTAGCAAGGAAAGCGCTATACTCAAAGGTTCCTCCTATACCAACGCCTACAACAATTGGAGGACAGGGATTAGACCCAGCCTTTTTCACTGTTTCAACTACAAATTTTTTAATACCTTCTTTTCCTTCTCCAGGAAGAAGCATTTTAAAGGCACTCATATTTTCACTTCCGCCACCTTTTGGTTCAAGAATTATTTTTAGTTTATCCCCCTTAACAATATCAAAATGAATAACAGGGGGAGTATTGTCTCCTGTATTTTTCCTTCTTAAAGGGTCTTCAACAATTGATTTTCTTAAATAACCTTCAGTATAACCTCTCCTTATACCTTCAATAAGAGCATCCTTTAGAGAACCTCCTTCAATTTTAACATCTTCGCCAATTTCTACAAATAAAACAGCAAAACCTGTGTCCTGACATAAGGGTTTTGAATCCTCTCTTGCAACTTCAATATTTCTTAATATCTGGGATAATATTTCTTTACCGAAATCGGATTCTTCTTTTTCATAGGCTTTTTTTAATGCTTCTACCACATCTGGTTTAAGTTCATGGGTTGCTCTTATGCACATATTTTTTACTTCTTCCACTATTTTTTCATATTTTATAACTTTCATTTTATCCCTCCCTTAGTTTTATAACATTATAATTATAATCCGAAAATTCAATTTTAAGAAAAAACTCATTGTTTATTTTTCTTATTTGAATTCTATTTATTCTATGGCACATAAAATTATCTTTTCTTATTTCAATTAAACAGGCATCAAGTCCCTCATTTAATTTGGCAGGCTCAAAGGCATAGGGAATACCTGTCAAAAACCTCTCTATAATTGGTTCTTTTTCCCCGCCAATTATAGAATCAAAACTTCCTGTCATACCAACATCGGTTATATATCCTGTTCCTTTTGGTAAAATAACATTATCAGAAGTTTGAATATGGGTATGTGTTCCTACAACAGCACTCACCCTTCCATCTGCATAAAATCCAAAGGCAATCTTTTCAGAGGTTGCTTCAGCATGAAAATCCACTATAATTGGTAATTTAATTTTTTTTAAAACTTCATCAAGTTTTCTAAAGGGACAGTCAATTGGATTCATAAAAACTCTTCCCATTAAATTTACCACATAAAGTTCTATTCCGTAGATATTGAATTTTGCAAAGCCTCTTCCCGGAACTGTATCAGGATAATTAAGCGGTCTTAAAATATTTTCTTTTGTATCTATCCATCTTAAAACTTCTTTTTTATCCCATATGTGATTGCCACTTGTAAGACAATTTACACCACAATTTACTATCTCATTATAAATCTTTTCTGTTATTCCATTTCCATGAGCAGCATTTTCAATATTTGCAATAATAAAGTTAATTTTGAAATTTTTTTTTATAAGAGGCAAAAATTTTTTTAATGCAATTCTTCCTGCCTTACCTACAATATCACCTATAAAAAGTATATTAAGGGTATCCATTCATATAAATATTTTTTGCCAAAAGAAGGTCTCTTAAAAGAAGTTCTTCTTCTTCTGGATT
This window harbors:
- a CDS encoding fumarate hydratase, whose product is MKVIKYEKIVEEVKNMCIRATHELKPDVVEALKKAYEKEESDFGKEILSQILRNIEVAREDSKPLCQDTGFAVLFVEIGEDVKIEGGSLKDALIEGIRRGYTEGYLRKSIVEDPLRRKNTGDNTPPVIHFDIVKGDKLKIILEPKGGGSENMSAFKMLLPGEGKEGIKKFVVETVKKAGSNPCPPIVVGVGIGGTFEYSAFLAKKATIRPLGQRHPDPFYAQFEEELLEEINKLGIGPMGLGGRITALDVHIETYPCHITSLPVAVNIQCHSDRREEVIL
- a CDS encoding TIGR00282 family metallophosphoesterase, with protein sequence MDTLNILFIGDIVGKAGRIALKKFLPLIKKNFKINFIIANIENAAHGNGITEKIYNEIVNCGVNCLTSGNHIWDKKEVLRWIDTKENILRPLNYPDTVPGRGFAKFNIYGIELYVVNLMGRVFMNPIDCPFRKLDEVLKKIKLPIIVDFHAEATSEKIAFGFYADGRVSAVVGTHTHIQTSDNVILPKGTGYITDVGMTGSFDSIIGGEKEPIIERFLTGIPYAFEPAKLNEGLDACLIEIRKDNFMCHRINRIQIRKINNEFFLKIEFSDYNYNVIKLREG